In Aquificaceae bacterium, a single window of DNA contains:
- the tgt gene encoding tRNA guanosine(34) transglycosylase Tgt, translated as MFSFRVIKSDGKARLGELITPHGKIHTPVFMPVGTQGTVKAMLHKDLIEIGTQIILGNTYHLYLRPGIEVIKEAGGLHAFIGWDKPILTDSGGFQVFSLSRGRGDGKSRVRVKDEGVEFRDHLAGDLHFFTPEKVIEIQETFGSDIIMPLDECVEYPTTYAYAKTAVDRTIDWLDRSIRAKRREDQVLFGIVQGAFFEELREESALRTVERDLFGYAIGGLSVGEPKEIMYDMTELVCQYLPWEKPRYLMGVGMPEDIIEAVARGVDMFDCVAPTRMARTGTLFTSRGKINIRNEKYKKDFSPPDPECDCYTCRNFTKAYLRHLFNVEEISAYILNTIHNLRFYHKLMEDIRKAIEEGRFEEFRRAWHKSYSLQT; from the coding sequence ATGTTTTCCTTTAGGGTTATAAAATCTGACGGAAAGGCAAGGCTTGGGGAACTCATAACACCGCACGGTAAAATACATACGCCAGTCTTTATGCCCGTTGGCACTCAGGGAACAGTAAAGGCTATGCTCCACAAAGACCTTATAGAGATAGGCACTCAGATTATATTGGGAAATACTTATCACCTATACCTAAGACCGGGTATAGAGGTTATAAAGGAAGCAGGTGGGCTTCATGCCTTTATAGGTTGGGACAAGCCTATTTTGACAGATAGTGGGGGTTTTCAGGTCTTTTCTCTTTCACGAGGAAGGGGAGATGGAAAGTCAAGGGTAAGGGTTAAGGACGAAGGGGTGGAGTTTAGAGACCACCTTGCGGGAGACCTTCACTTCTTTACTCCAGAAAAGGTTATAGAAATTCAAGAAACCTTTGGCTCTGACATCATTATGCCTCTTGACGAATGCGTAGAGTATCCTACCACCTACGCTTACGCAAAGACTGCAGTTGATAGAACTATAGACTGGCTTGACAGGAGCATAAGGGCTAAAAGGAGAGAGGACCAGGTGCTTTTTGGAATAGTGCAGGGTGCTTTTTTTGAGGAGCTTAGGGAAGAGTCTGCTCTTAGGACTGTAGAAAGAGACCTCTTTGGCTATGCTATCGGCGGGCTTTCTGTGGGCGAGCCAAAGGAAATTATGTATGACATGACCGAGCTTGTATGCCAATACCTTCCATGGGAAAAACCCAGATATCTTATGGGGGTAGGTATGCCTGAGGATATAATTGAAGCGGTGGCAAGAGGGGTAGACATGTTTGACTGCGTGGCACCCACACGCATGGCAAGGACTGGAACGCTCTTTACTTCAAGGGGAAAGATAAACATACGCAACGAAAAATACAAAAAGGATTTTTCTCCACCAGACCCAGAGTGTGATTGTTATACTTGCAGGAACTTCACTAAAGCCTATCTTAGACATCTCTTTAATGTGGAAGAGATATCCGCTTATATACTCAACACCATTCACAACCTTCGCTTTTACCACAAGCTAATGG